Proteins from a genomic interval of Sphingobacterium lactis:
- a CDS encoding DUF4861 family protein: MKALLIPAMLCMATVTLAQGTFSVKNETALPRKEVISIPYAQFQHEFGLDTNFVVKDHAGNLIVHQVEYRGENQAQNILILVEVADRSSSEYKVEAGKPLHTPSKTYARYVPERYDDFAWENDKVGFRMYGKALEGRADDAQGMDYWAKRTDKLVINSWYKSEDYHRDHGEGLDYYSVGNTLGAGDLAIFEKDKLQYTKHYRNYQILDNGPLRTTFVLNYDPQDFDGQTIALKKTIQLDAGSHFNKISVQLDNSEKKVTRIVLGIAKRKEQQPNYGWNPEKRTLSYWEPNVQENGHTGIALILPKGKHKLHANDEAQFLVETDIRNGKPFVYYNGAAWDREGTVANAEQWKTFVRDESIKLEKPLHVKFN, from the coding sequence ATGAAAGCTCTATTGATCCCTGCGATGCTGTGCATGGCAACAGTAACATTGGCACAGGGTACATTTTCGGTTAAAAATGAAACCGCACTTCCACGTAAGGAGGTGATAAGCATTCCGTATGCCCAATTTCAACATGAATTTGGCCTTGATACGAATTTTGTGGTAAAGGATCATGCAGGTAACCTAATTGTCCATCAGGTGGAATATCGAGGCGAAAACCAAGCGCAGAACATTCTGATTCTGGTAGAAGTCGCAGATCGGTCGTCGTCGGAATACAAGGTGGAGGCCGGCAAGCCGTTGCATACCCCATCAAAGACGTATGCTCGATATGTTCCGGAGCGTTATGATGATTTTGCCTGGGAGAACGATAAGGTTGGGTTCCGTATGTACGGGAAAGCGTTGGAAGGAAGAGCAGACGATGCTCAGGGGATGGATTATTGGGCAAAACGTACCGATAAGCTGGTGATCAATAGCTGGTACAAAAGTGAAGATTACCACCGCGATCATGGTGAAGGATTGGATTACTACAGTGTAGGTAATACTTTAGGGGCCGGTGATTTAGCAATTTTTGAAAAAGATAAATTACAGTATACCAAACATTACCGAAATTATCAGATTCTGGACAATGGACCGTTGCGAACAACCTTTGTGCTCAACTATGATCCTCAGGATTTTGACGGTCAAACCATTGCTTTGAAGAAAACCATTCAATTGGATGCAGGTTCACATTTCAATAAAATATCGGTACAGCTTGATAATTCGGAAAAGAAAGTAACGCGTATTGTTCTTGGAATTGCCAAAAGAAAGGAACAGCAACCGAATTATGGCTGGAACCCTGAAAAAAGGACGCTCAGTTATTGGGAGCCAAATGTGCAGGAGAATGGGCATACGGGAATTGCATTGATTCTGCCAAAAGGGAAGCATAAACTTCACGCAAATGATGAAGCGCAGTTCCTAGTCGAAACGGATATCAGGAACGGTAAGCCGTTTGTGTACTACAATGGTGCAGCTTGGGATCGGGAGGGAACCGTAGCCAATGCAGAACAATGGAAAACCTTTGTTCGTGATGAATCCATAAAATTAGAAAAGCCATTACACGTTAAATTTAATTAA
- the kduI gene encoding 5-dehydro-4-deoxy-D-glucuronate isomerase yields MKPTFETRFAIGPNESKQMDTENLRKTFLIDGLFKDDAIHFVYTHYDRYMAGSAKPVNESLELETIDELLKEPYFLSRRELGIINIGGQGTVQVDGESYALDFKEALYVGKGAKKVIFSSAEPKAPAKFYLNSTPAHHSYPTKKIAKADANKLELGAVETSNVRTINQMLLHTTVETCQLQMGLTELAVGSVWNTMPAHTHDRRMEVYLYFELPEGQAVSHFMGPREETRHIWMHNEQAVISPPWSIHSGAGTSNYSFIWGMAGENMDYNDMDSFKVTEIR; encoded by the coding sequence ATGAAACCTACATTTGAAACTAGATTTGCTATTGGTCCAAATGAATCAAAGCAGATGGACACGGAAAACCTAAGAAAGACTTTCCTAATCGATGGGCTATTCAAGGATGATGCGATTCATTTTGTGTATACGCATTACGATCGGTATATGGCTGGAAGCGCGAAACCTGTGAACGAGAGTCTGGAATTGGAGACCATAGATGAACTTCTCAAGGAACCGTATTTTTTGAGTCGTCGCGAATTGGGAATTATCAATATTGGCGGACAGGGGACTGTGCAGGTGGATGGGGAATCCTATGCACTGGATTTCAAAGAGGCCTTGTATGTGGGTAAAGGAGCAAAGAAAGTGATCTTTAGCTCAGCCGAGCCGAAAGCTCCTGCAAAGTTTTACCTCAACTCTACGCCAGCACATCACAGCTATCCGACCAAGAAGATTGCTAAGGCTGATGCCAATAAATTGGAATTAGGGGCAGTTGAGACTTCAAACGTACGGACAATAAACCAAATGTTACTGCACACCACCGTAGAGACCTGTCAATTGCAGATGGGACTTACCGAGCTTGCTGTTGGATCGGTATGGAATACGATGCCGGCGCATACGCATGATCGCCGGATGGAAGTTTATCTTTATTTTGAACTGCCTGAAGGGCAGGCGGTATCCCATTTCATGGGGCCTCGTGAGGAAACACGCCACATTTGGATGCATAATGAACAGGCGGTCATCTCGCCACCATGGTCTATCCATTCAGGGGCAGGTACTTCCAATTATTCCTTTATTTGGGGGATGGCCGGTGAAAATATGGATTATAACGATATGGATTCATTTAAAGTGACCGAAATACGATAA
- a CDS encoding MFS transporter, translating to MMKNSISQMSNYRWKICALLFVATTINYLDRQVLSLTWKDFIALEYHWTNNDYGNIAALFSIFYAVSMLFAGRFIDILGTKKGFMWAIGIWSVGAILHAFSGMYTSGMLTGQWLVGFSEAAEIIGKVSDIAAVGSVSVSFFIFARFVLALGEAGNFPAAIKVTAEYFPKKDRAFATSIFNAGATIGALVAPLVIPVIAKHWGWESSFIIIGGLGFVWMGFWQFMYEKPDAHPKVNREELAYILQDEEVEENTAATVEVKKPKVSIFSCLKHKQTWAFIVGKFMTDGVWWFYLFWMPAYLSSVYGIKSSDFTGQIALFVLYAITLLSIIGGWLPTYFVDKKGMEPYAGRMRAMLIFAVFALFVLLAQPFGYISFWVPVVLIGIGGAAHQSWSANLFSTIGDMFPKYAVATVTGIGGLAGGIGSFLINKGSGSLFDFAEKNWTTINGKPLLELFPQFAQADTAAGFLKSNNVSTLEEFLKLQTTQGQLVDNGLDTGYMIIFTICALAYLIAWVVMKMLVPKIKPVKF from the coding sequence ATGATGAAGAATAGCATTAGCCAGATGAGCAATTATAGATGGAAAATCTGTGCCCTATTATTCGTGGCCACCACGATCAATTATTTGGATAGACAGGTCTTGTCCTTAACCTGGAAAGACTTTATCGCACTGGAATACCACTGGACAAACAACGACTATGGGAATATTGCTGCATTATTCTCCATTTTCTATGCAGTTTCCATGTTATTCGCAGGGCGTTTCATCGATATATTGGGCACGAAGAAGGGGTTCATGTGGGCTATCGGCATCTGGTCGGTGGGTGCTATCCTTCATGCATTTTCCGGGATGTACACTTCGGGGATGCTCACTGGACAATGGTTGGTCGGTTTTTCCGAAGCCGCAGAGATCATCGGTAAAGTAAGCGATATTGCTGCCGTGGGAAGTGTGAGTGTTTCCTTCTTTATTTTTGCCCGTTTTGTTCTGGCACTCGGGGAAGCCGGAAATTTCCCTGCTGCCATTAAAGTGACGGCGGAATACTTTCCAAAGAAAGACCGTGCCTTTGCCACGTCCATATTCAATGCCGGAGCTACGATAGGAGCATTGGTCGCCCCTTTGGTCATTCCGGTTATCGCAAAACATTGGGGGTGGGAATCTTCATTCATTATCATTGGTGGGCTGGGTTTTGTTTGGATGGGATTCTGGCAGTTTATGTACGAGAAGCCTGACGCCCACCCAAAAGTGAATCGCGAAGAATTAGCGTATATCCTGCAGGATGAAGAAGTTGAAGAAAATACCGCAGCAACGGTTGAGGTAAAAAAACCTAAGGTTTCCATATTCAGCTGCTTAAAGCATAAACAGACCTGGGCATTTATTGTTGGCAAATTCATGACAGACGGTGTATGGTGGTTCTATCTGTTCTGGATGCCGGCATACCTCAGCTCGGTATATGGCATAAAATCATCCGATTTTACCGGTCAGATTGCCTTATTCGTGCTATACGCCATTACTTTATTATCGATCATTGGAGGATGGCTTCCAACCTATTTCGTCGATAAAAAAGGTATGGAACCGTATGCCGGTCGGATGCGCGCCATGCTTATATTCGCGGTCTTTGCTTTATTCGTCCTCTTAGCACAGCCATTTGGCTATATATCTTTCTGGGTACCTGTGGTGCTGATAGGCATCGGCGGGGCAGCGCATCAATCTTGGTCCGCGAATCTATTTTCGACCATTGGAGACATGTTCCCAAAATATGCTGTGGCAACTGTGACAGGCATTGGCGGGCTGGCAGGTGGAATCGGCTCCTTTCTCATCAACAAAGGCTCGGGTTCCCTATTTGATTTTGCAGAAAAGAATTGGACAACGATCAACGGAAAACCACTCTTGGAATTATTCCCGCAATTCGCTCAAGCTGATACGGCTGCTGGATTCCTGAAAAGCAACAATGTATCGACCTTGGAAGAATTTCTAAAACTACAGACTACACAAGGGCAATTGGTAGACAACGGATTGGATACCGGGTATATGATTATCTTTACCATATGTGCCCTAGCCTACCTGATTGCTTGGGTAGTGATGAAAATGTTGGTTCCTAAGATTAAGCCGGTGAAGTTCTAG
- a CDS encoding LacI family DNA-binding transcriptional regulator: MSITLKQLAQKLNLSVSTVSKALNDSHEISEDTKVKVQALAEELQYRPNLMAKSLKTGRSNTIGLVIPYITNPFQSQILEGAQQAALDRHYNLVFMQSREDAKMEEEALNALLQQQVGGIVISPSANSNERFLQAIHGKCPIILVDRIDFDIKTPKIGVNSEKGAFEATQHLIDAGRTEILVVTGKNLGINQKRLLGYKKALMANYLPNRPENVVYVEYGQTAEDLITNLTHLLDKRLKTYTEPIGILCTTDTLTIHTLGILAKLGVQVPDTVSLIGFANTEYADCMNPSLSTVFQPAVEMGYESVSRLIDLMEREGDMKEETVIMDPIIIPRNSTRTSPA, translated from the coding sequence ATGTCGATCACATTAAAACAGCTCGCGCAGAAGCTGAACCTTTCCGTTTCCACCGTTTCCAAGGCTTTGAATGACAGTCATGAAATCAGTGAGGACACCAAGGTGAAGGTTCAGGCTTTGGCTGAAGAGCTGCAGTACCGACCCAACCTCATGGCCAAGAGCCTTAAAACAGGTCGTAGCAATACCATTGGTTTGGTGATCCCGTACATCACCAATCCTTTTCAATCCCAGATATTGGAAGGGGCACAGCAGGCCGCCTTGGATCGGCATTATAACCTTGTATTCATGCAGAGCAGGGAAGATGCGAAAATGGAAGAAGAGGCCTTGAATGCACTGTTGCAACAGCAGGTCGGCGGAATTGTAATCTCACCCAGTGCAAATAGCAACGAGCGTTTTCTACAGGCTATCCATGGCAAATGTCCTATCATTCTAGTCGATCGTATAGACTTTGATATTAAAACCCCAAAGATAGGAGTCAATTCAGAGAAGGGCGCTTTCGAAGCTACACAGCACTTGATCGATGCGGGAAGGACGGAGATCCTTGTGGTCACCGGTAAAAATCTCGGCATCAACCAAAAGCGATTGTTGGGTTACAAGAAAGCATTGATGGCCAATTATCTGCCCAATAGGCCTGAAAATGTGGTGTATGTCGAATATGGACAGACTGCTGAGGATTTAATTACGAACCTAACTCATCTGCTGGACAAACGATTGAAGACCTATACCGAACCGATAGGTATACTCTGTACAACAGATACTTTGACGATCCATACCCTCGGCATTCTTGCGAAATTGGGTGTGCAAGTCCCGGATACGGTTAGCCTCATAGGCTTTGCCAATACCGAATATGCTGATTGCATGAACCCATCGCTGTCGACGGTATTTCAACCTGCCGTAGAAATGGGATATGAGAGTGTTTCCCGGCTAATTGACCTGATGGAACGTGAAGGGGATATGAAAGAGGAAACAGTTATTATGGATCCTATCATTATCCCCCGGAATTCGACTAGAACTTCACCGGCTTAA
- a CDS encoding thioredoxin family protein — MKNGIKNWVVSGLLLGGLLCFGVGASAQTKPVNPELASLEKPYHPEADAQKDIDSLVVLAGKEKKHIILQAGGNWCIWCLRFNKFIQENKTVNAYIKDNFLYYHVNWSPENKNEAVFDRYAKDKGKEYGYPFFIVLDSEGKVLSTRESGNLEDGKSYDETKVMTFLKESSAKAVNSK, encoded by the coding sequence ATGAAGAACGGAATCAAGAATTGGGTCGTATCGGGATTGCTGCTGGGAGGTTTACTGTGTTTTGGTGTTGGCGCATCTGCGCAGACCAAGCCTGTGAATCCGGAATTGGCGAGTTTGGAAAAACCTTACCATCCGGAGGCGGATGCCCAAAAGGACATCGACAGTTTAGTAGTCCTTGCCGGTAAGGAAAAGAAACATATCATCCTTCAAGCTGGCGGAAATTGGTGTATCTGGTGCCTAAGGTTCAATAAATTCATTCAGGAAAACAAAACAGTGAATGCCTATATCAAGGATAATTTCCTGTATTACCATGTAAACTGGTCTCCAGAAAATAAAAACGAAGCTGTTTTTGATCGGTATGCCAAAGACAAGGGTAAAGAATATGGCTATCCTTTCTTTATCGTGTTGGATAGCGAGGGAAAGGTACTTTCCACGCGTGAAAGTGGCAATCTGGAAGATGGGAAAAGTTATGACGAGACTAAGGTGATGACTTTTTTGAAAGAAAGCAGCGCCAAGGCGGTGAATTCAAAATAG